A stretch of DNA from Anopheles nili chromosome 2, idAnoNiliSN_F5_01, whole genome shotgun sequence:
atatacCCACTCTTCCTCATTTTTGACAGGACCCTAAAAATGAACTCATGGATTGGTGAAATGTATACACTAATGGGTTAGCTCAAAGGTATCTTTTATACTTTTATTCCATTAGTATATAAAATCATATGGTTTGCAAAAACATAGTAGTAAGTAGTTGAATATTGGTAATAGTAATAAAATTtctacgtttttatttttaccagACGTAATTTCGAGGATGCCTATCAGCATTCAAACGTGTTTAGAATGGATTAATCTCGGCATTTCAAAATAATCGGAAACCACGTTGTTCTCTGAACTGTGTAAAAAATCCGTCTTCCGATAACAAATAGTGCAGGATGAAAAGGACAATTTTTTTACTATAAACCGTATCCATAATTTATGGTTCAGCAATGTGCTCTTTTAAAATTCTAGTCTTGTGTCTTTGGGAAACTTTCCAAGTCTTCAATAGTTTCATAGTTTCCCAAAGACACAAGACTACATTTGTAAAAAAGCACATGATTTTGTTTACTagttgaataaaattaaacaagttAGCTTTGAGCTAACCCATTTGTTAATATATGTCACCATTCCATACGTCAAATTGTCAGGGCCCTGTCGAAAAATGGATTGGTTGAGGGAGTATATAATGGGTTTTTACCCTAATTTCTACTGATTTCTATGTTTTTGAAAGTCATGTGATTTTATTCATGTCATGTGATGATTCATGTGTTACCATTCCATACGTTCAATTTTCAGGGTCCTGTCAAAAAAGAGGGTGGTATATACTGAGTTTTTaccaaaataaattttaaaaacagcattaaaaaattgaaaatttttaattttatgtctcattttcttttctttaccAGGCTGTTACTTCGAGAATAAAGGACTTAGAACCATAATATTTGgtgttaactaagtttaactctctattttaagaaaataattacaatttttcaaaaatctaacattttttttacttttatcctGGCAATTGCCCAACGTGCATGGGTGACGTATACACGACAGCGCTCCTATTTTCAGGGATATTGAGTATTAACCAAAAATAATATAgaatttcttttgttttaacaCAGATTCAATCTTTAGTATCATCTATAATGTCAAAGAGTTATTGGTCGCCCAACCTGGAATGGATTTTTATACAACCAAAACAATATTAGCAGATGTTGGCGAATTGCGATAAAACATAGTTTCAGAATTATAACCTTCAAAAATTGAAGTAGCTTATTGCTTGAGACAGCTATtaatacaaacaaaattgtttattAGTGGAAAACACCAATTTTAAATAGCAAATACCCATTAAAAAACTGTTTATGTTAACTCTCGTAGTGTTACGTGCTAGTTTTCTTTcacatgaaaaaatatttcggTATGGTGTAAAGCGGGGTGGAATCGAACtgatgtaatttaattttattctgctggtttattttttcgagTAAACATATGTTTCTTGGCGTTTAGTTATTTTCCAGGTTGGAAGTTgacaaaacgatcaaaacaTCACCAACGATCGATCAATAAAAGAAGAATCGAATCTACAACCGATATGGCAACCATTTTAACAAGCAAAGCACATTCGTTGGATGCAAATCCTTTTGCTACAACTGCCGTCAATATGCGTATGCATAGCATAATCAAATCTGTGCAAGATAATCGAAACTATCGTGGCTTAGAACTTTCTAACGGAATGAAAGTAATGCTAATATCCGATCCTACAACGGATAGATCGGCTGCTGCGTTGTCCGTTGCTGTTGGCCATCTCAGCGATCCGTTAGAAATTCCTGGTTTAGCTCATCTTTGTGAACACATGCTTTTTCTTGGCACAGAAAAATATCCTAAAGAAGATGAGTATACAGCCTTTCTCAAAATGCATGGGGGCAGCTCGAACGCGGCAACGTGTTCCGACATGACTAAGTACTATTTCGACGTGATCCCAAGTAAGCTTGACGAAGCGCTGGATCGATTTTCGCAGTTTTTCATTGCTCCATTATTCAACGAGGAAGTTACTGAGCGAGAAATAAGTGCTGTAAATTctgaacatgaaaaaaatttatcacAAGATGTGTGGCGTGTGAAACAGGTTAATAAGTCCCTATGCAAACCATCGCACCCATACAGACGGTTCGGCACTGGAAATGCGCTAACGTTATCGGAGATCCCTCGTAAGAAAAACATTAACGTTCGTGATGCACTGATGAAATTCCACCATCAATTCTATTCTTCGAATATAATGACATTAGCTGTATTTGGACAGGAGAGCTTAGACAACCTGGAGTCGATTGTGGTAGAAAAATTCTctcaaattgaaaacaaaaacgttgaTGCTCCCAGATGGCCGGATATGCCATATGGAGAAGACCAAATGAATACAGAAACATATATCATCCCAGTAAAGGACACGCGATCTTTAACGATCTCTTTTCAAATGGAAGATTTGGAAAAGTATTACAAGTCTAGTCCAGAGTATTATGTGAGCCATTTGATTGGCTATGAAGGAAAAGGCAGTATTCTATCCGAGCTAAAGTCTCGTGGATGGTGCAATAAGTTAATCGCTGGTTATGGTAGCCTGGGTCGAGGATTTGGGAGTTTTGATATAATGGTTGATTTAACAGAGgatggatttgaaaatatacATGATACAGCGAAACTTATCTTTCAGTACATCACAATGTTGAAGGTCAAAGGACCTCAGAAATGGATATTCGAAGAGTATTGCAATTTATCTGAAATACAATTTCGATTTAAGGACAAAGAAACTCCTACCTCGCTTGTTACAGAAATAGTAGGCTCGATGCACCTGTTTCCTTTGGAGGATGTTCTTGTAGCGTACTCCTTGATAACCGAATGGCAGCCGGAGCTTATAATGGATGTAATAAATAAGTTAACTCCCCGTAAATCGAGGCTTATCATTGTTGGGCAAAAATGCCAATCATTGGTTAATTCTGATGAAGAATGGTACGGAACAAAATATGGagtgaaaaaaatcgaaccctCGATTTTAGAAGTATGTAACACTTGTATCAATATTTGTTCATCGTTTTATTATACAGTTATTCTTCATTCTTCTTCATTTCAGCATTGGTCTGAGCCTGATTTAAACAACAATTTACAATTACCAGAGCCAAATCCATTCATTCCCTCTGATTTTGATCTGCTACCAATTGATAGTTGCGTGGACAATTGCCCAATCATAATTTACGACACACCAATTATTCGAACTTGGTTTAAACAAGATAATGAATTTTTGAAACCCAAAGCTTTGATGAGCTTTGATTTCAACAGTCCGATCGTATATTCTGATCCGTTGAACTGCAACATGACACGACTTTTTGTTCAACTGCTTAAAGATCATCTTAATGAGTATTTGTTCGAAGCAGACATGGCAGGTTTAGGGTTTGCAGTTAGCAATACAACTTCGGGAATAAGTGTAAGTAATTTTATTATAACCAAACGttattaaaaatgatttaaacgaaataaatcatCTCATAACAATGTTCAACAGTTATCTATAGGTGGATATAGTCACAAGCAGCCTATTCTACTTGAAAAAGTATTGAATTGCATGTtggattttaaaataaatgaacgtAGATTTGAAATACACAAAGAACAATACGTTCGTAGTTTGAAAAATTACAAGGCTCAACAACCCTATCAGCATGCTATTTACTATCTTGCCTTACTTCTAACAGAACAAGCATGGACGAGACAAGAACTTCTAGATGCCACTCAACGTAAGAATCAACTAATTTTGAAATGAAGATGTGGCAATAattaatatataaaaatatatgtatatatactcTTTTTATGGATTGTTTAATCAAGTGCTGACCGTAGAAAGGTTGCAGATGTTCATCGCGCAGTTGCTCTCTCGAATGCATCttgaatgtttcatttacGGTAATGTGAACAAGAATAAAGCGCTACAACTAACATCAATGGttgaggaaaaaatgaaatctaCCGATGCTCAAGTTTTACCTTTATTGGCCAGGCAGCTTCTACAAAAGCGCGAATATAAGCTAGGAAAAGGTCAGTTAATATTATGAATTTGTATTATATATCGATCGATCCAATAATATGACATTGAAATTTCTATTGGAATAGGAGAAAGTTGTTTATTTGAAGGATTTAATGAATTCCATAAGAGTTCATGCATGGAACTGTATTTGCAATGCGGTCAGCAAGATCCCCATTCAATGTATGTTGATATTTTATCACAATTACTTAGCGAAGAATGCTACGCTCAGTTACGTACCAGAGAGCAACTTGGTTATATTGTGTTATGTGGATCTCGAAAAGCGAATGGCATTTGTGGGCTACGAATAATTGTCCAATCTCCCCATCATCCAGCATATGTTGAGGAACGTATTGAAAGTTTCCTCAACAAAATGGAAGTAAGCATTATTACTCCATTGCATATTACTTAGTTAAGTGTTATTAGGTTTGGTGCTCATATTTTTCTCGTTACAGGATTTTCTTGAAAAAATGCCGGATACTGAGTTTATTCGTCATAAGGAAGCATTGGTAGCATTATTACTGGAAAAACCGAAGCGATTAGTTTCGCAGTATGAAATATACTTGCATGAAATATCGTTGAGACAATATCATTTCAATCGATCAAAGGTTGAAGCAGCGAAACTTGGCCCTCTAACAAAGAAACAAGTGATTGATTACTATAAGGTATGCTGTTCATATTTTCTAAtatcaatgataaaaaatgttttctaaTAGTGCATTCGAATTATTGTTGTATTTTTAGGAATATATCATGTTGGGTGCACCATCGAGAAGCACTTTATCAATTTATGTCACATCTACCGCCGAAGGTGGCGCaggattacaaaaaaaagtaaacgaaaatgaagaatCACCCGGAAATACGATTGAAAATCTGTCTGCGGCTTCAATACcgacaataacaaaaaattgtaTCAGAATAGCCGACTTAGCAAATTTCAAATCCTCTCGTTCCTTATATCCTTTAGCCAAACCTTATATTGAAGTTTTATCCAAAGGAGGAAGATGCAAGCTGTAAAAATatcattgattttattttaaatctgACGCAGAGTAATTGATGGGGAAGCTcgatagtatcgggatcgaatctcgtctgagcccccctcgtacgcaggactgactacccagctacgagtaattaaaagtcatgaaagccttgacTAAGcttagcaaggtaggccatgtcagTACGACGTGCTGCGACAATTGtgagcgggccagtaaagaagaagaagacgcaGAGTAATTATCTAGTATATTGGAACTGTGCAATAGATCTTGTTATCTTCAACgcatttgctttatttttgtatcaattttttgtttgagtttaAAACGCGGTAGATGTGACTAGTTGGCAGTTAGGGGGGCTTTATAGCCAAAAGCGGTAGCGAGCGGCACTGATCCTTAAAAAACGGCACTGATCTATAAAAAATCAAGTCAGAAAGCCACAACCAGGGAGGTCTTCTCTGTATAACGATTGTTAAGCCATttaaaaataagaagaaaatgtGGCAAAAGAtacggaagggaaaaaagcaaatacCGACATACCTATGCGTCATAATAAAGATAAGGTCATACATATAATATTACGTTACATTGTTATTGAATCATCGTGATACGGTCAACAAAATCGCCATTCGTGCTACGAAAATGGTTAAAATATGTGAAGTTTTGTAActtgaagaagaacaagaaaaacaggAGTTTGGAGCTATATCACTTCTGGGGTTTGAATAATAGGTGTGATGCAATGCGCGAATTTATTTGGTTTTGCATTGGTTTTAGAATTCATCTTTTAATAAagaaatgaagaaagaaaaccattATGATGTACGATCTTGGAGTGGTTTCATAACGTGACTAGTGAAGTGTATTGGAGTACCCCTTTCGAGTATTTAAACGAAAAGCTTTATACATTGATTACATCGAAATGATCAGAAGCAAATAATTATGGGGATGGTGTAAAATGGAACATTTATTATCTTTTTTCTAATGTAGTGTAAAGGCCAATAAATGTAGAGTGAACAGACTAATGTAAGTATTTATCTAAAGAAAAATTATAACCtttattaataatttatcattttttaaatatggTTCAGTAGTCAAGGCAGCTAAAGGTGCTTCAAACATCGAGTCAGTGTTTGTGAGGTCCGTAGAAATAAGGTCGCTAAATGGTTTATCCtatcgaaaaatgaaaaaaaatatttcattttgttttttttttattatttatatttaataaTAATCTTTTTCTTACTTGGTTCAGGATCATTATTGTGTGGCGAAAAAATGTTTTGGTTTCCACTTGGCCGTACAGTGCACCGTATGCAAGAATAACATTTGGAGTTTTTATGAGGGCATCATCGAAAGCTGATAACTGTTCCAGTTGCACTTGAAAAACATCTCCCTTCGCATGATTTATTGTTCTACCATGCAATCGAAGATTTAATCCGGAAATCACGAACACAGGGCTTAAAAATGAGACTGCATTGATGTCAGAAGATGAACGAATTTGCTTCATAAAGTGTTCGATTTTCCAAAAGTATTTAAAAACCTTCGCGTCGCCCGAGGATATTATGGTGTTATTGAAACGGTACACTTCGTAATCACGCAGTCCTCCCCTGCAATGGTCTAAGATGTATGAAAAGAATTGAAATCtaataataacaaaataatCTTACgtgagaaatttattttctatgGGTTTATCGATCGGTTTAAAAGCAATTGCCGGTGCAGCAACTTTCGCTTTCTCATCATCATTTGATATACGTGAAGCAGTAGAAGTATGATTAAATACTGACATAGAAAGCATTTTTACATGATCACTATTTTTCGAAACAAATTCACTGTTTGAGTTTTCTTggctttcttcttcatcttcatcatagTTGTCATCtggaaaaaacacatttgatGAACCAGTCGTTGTAGGTGGCAAATGTCCAGAAGGTGCAGGTGTCGGAGTGCTTGAAACCATGTTGGCTGCAACCGGTCTTATCGTTACAGACTGAGGTAAAGCTGTATTCGATGAAGTGTTTGATGAGGTTGAAGCCTGTTTCACCGATTTGAAAATAGATGGACGTAATGGTGGTGGATTGAAAGAGGGGTCACGTATCATTTTCCGAAGGTTATGCATCTCTTCcaacaatttcatttccaatgTTTGGAAAGCCATCATCATATCGTCTGTGAAGTTCATTGTCAAGGTCATTAATAAACTGTCAATTAtctaaaaatgttttatttacccATTCCACAAACGCCTACTAAAGTTTTACTGATTGATGCTTGTGCGCTTGCTTCGATATCACCGGAGGTAATAGTGCATTGCGCAGTTTGCGTTTCGTATGGTGAATCTGatacattaaaaaataaagatgtttatatatatatatatatatatatatatatatatatatatatatatatatatatatatacatatatatatatatatatatatatatatatatatatatatatatatatatatatatatatatatatatatacgatTCATGTTAAGAAGTTGATGATTGTAATATAGATTTAATAATCTTCTTACTTCCGTCAGCAGATTGTTCAGTACCAGAAACTTCTTTGATTTGATAACATATCGATACTAATATCAACCAACACACTGCGATacacattttatgtttgcacTTATCAAAATCCATTGCAATTGTTATCAACTACTACTAATTCCAAAGCACGATTTACTTATATTATGACATTACTTTTGAGGTTTTCCATCAACGTGCTAGACTAAGATGCAAACAGGTTCTGTGCATCTACTAAAATAAGAAACGTTGAGCGTCTAGTAGGGGGTACGTATGTAAGATAGGTGCTATTTATAATTAGACGCGGGATACAAATATGTTCTACAGCGTAAAATTTTTCTAAGTTGTACGAATTTCCCTagaatgaaacaattttcattaatGAAGGTGCCGTTGCCACCATAGTGTCTTCTGGCTAAACTGGACAAAACTATAACTCATGCCAAATTGGCAAATGCTAGAAGAAACTTGTCCTTGTGAGGTAATGAGGACATggggatatatatatatatatatatatatatatatatatatatatatatatatatatatatatatatataatatatatatatatatatatatatatatatatatatatatatatatatatatatatatatatatatatatatttatatatatataactatttattttaattacatcATGCGAATATCTTTCCAGATGTTCGTCTACGATTTGATGACCATTATTTTTTGTAGTTGGCTGGCGATGCTACAGTAGGTTTAGTAAATCCGATGAATGAAATAACTGCCGGGTCCGGTAAATATGATGTAGTGCTCGCGTAATCATGGtctcaaacataaaaaattcatttgaattcgGAAGCATAACGCTATCTAAATTGCAGCAGAGTTTAAGCATTTTCGAAAAATAGCTATTGTTTCACTTATTTAACATGTAAATAACGATATATGCACATACATATTACATACATATGCACCTACgcattaatatatatatatatatatatatatatatatatatatatatatatatatatatatatatatatatatatatatatatatatatatatatatatatatatatatatatatatatatatatatatatatatatatatatatatatatatatatatatatatatatatatatatatacatatatatatatatatatatatatatatatatatatatatatatatatatatatatatatatatatatatatatatatatatatatatatatatatatatatatatactatatatatatatatatatatatatatatatatatatatatatatatatatatatatatatatatatataaatatatatatatatatatatatatatatatatatatatatatatatatatatatatatatatatatatatatatatatatatatatatatatatatatatatatatatatatatatatatatatatatatatatatatatatgtgtgtatatatactatatatatatagatatatatatatatatatatatatatatatatatatatatatatatatatatatacacatatatatatatatatatatatatatatatatatatatatatatacttgtTCATAAGTTTGGTTGTAGATATCTAGCCATTAGAAAATGGAATTTAtcttaaatatgttttaaataaaaggCAACAATATATTTATTAATAAAACATGTTTGAATGATAAGCTTTTAGTATTTTTATTCTCTTGCTTGTTTTTCGTTATAGAATATTCGCGAACAAAATATCTAAAAACCAATTAACTGAAAAAGGAATTACGCTGGACACTGCTGCCTAAGATGATATATGTAACATTACGAGAAATGTGAAAATGTCAAGTACATTATGTATGCTTTAATATGATGTAATACTTTATTACTTCTCATGCGCACGCTTGATCAACTCACAATCACGGTGATGTATTATCTATTCTTAATAAAAttatatcaaaaaaaaaattgaaaaaaaacaggaaatgtTTACCAGAATAGCCATGTTTTTGAGTTATAGTTGTAGATTTCTAATAGTTGAACATTActttaatataataaaataatttaataattattataattgtTAAAATGCGTCTTCGTGACCTTTATGGTTTATAAGTAGTGTACCTATGTGATTGTTCATGTTTACTTTGCGCCATTTTGGTTAGGCGTACTTATGTTCAGCATTATGTATGTATGGAAGATTTCATTGATGTTAATATGTCGAATCTGATGCTCTGGAAAGTATCTACCCAATGTAAAAGGTCGCAGAAAACATGCTTGCTCCTGTTCCTTGCATAATCTGGGTCAGCTGATCATTAAAGTAATTGTACAATTTAGCCTATAAGCCTCACCAGCAGATTGCAGATATGCTTACAAAATTGGTGCAAGCATAATCTAAGACGTGACTTTATAATAAACTGTTGAAAGTAGAGAAATATTTTCGAACACATTGGTTTCACTTACATTTTTATGATGTTAAAAAAGGTAGCTCAAAATAAATTGCAGTATGTTTTGCTCAAGAAACCACAGGAACAACACTCAATTGAGAAAACTATCAGCCACATCATGATTTGGTAAACATTAATAATTGTCCAAATAACTGAATATTGTCTTAAAGCCGCagaatttttttctcaaaaaacGCTCCAGGTTTTAAGTTAAGATAGCCATAGTAAATGTATAAAAGACTGCTCATACGCAAAAAAGGAGGtcttttaatttgattttaaataatCGTACTGAgactattttgtttttcaaacaacaatAATCAATATTTGCGCATTATTTGACATaatttgcatatatttttttaaactttcctttttcgtaatagtaaaatgaaaacataaaaacaattcTAGACGAGTACCGTGTAGTAAACTATCTAGATCAACCGCATACTTCTATTTACCGTTCTCATGCACTAGGTGGTAAAACGAAAAGTCAGTCTTACatttgttaaaacaaaaagagttTTAAACCCAATGTTCGGATTGCAAAATGTATCAAAGCGTGCATCCTAATGTTTTTCCATGCAATTGTATCATTAAAACATTGTTTGAACCTTTCAACATTAAAGATTGCTATTCACTCATTTAGACTGTGCAGTAAACGAAATGATCGCTTACTTATGCTCAACTTACAACACAACCACTAGTATACTGTAAAATATTTCtcctactactactactatacCACACCTGGCCGTTAGCATTTCTACCACAAGCGAATACAAATATAAATGTTCGTATATGCACAGtatcgggtggaaaagttgaTACTACATGAcacttttattttgcaaataaCGGAGTACTAAATTTACTATCATTATGTTTCAGGTTTTCATAGTCTGCCATTTGCAATAATATAGACACACATttcaaataataattattttttactgGTTCTTCTTTCAAACTAACTGAACCGGTTGTGCAACTGTTGATGTAAAATTGTACAGACCTGTGTTTCATGGTCTCGCAGAGCCAGTGAAGCTTACTCAAGAGTATCAGCTGTTAGGCTTTCCGCGCATATTTCGTACGCATGCAAGTTCGTTAGTGATTTTCGATCGATCAGGTTTGGTTTTGCCTCGTTCGGTGATCCACTCATTACTGGACCTTTGCAACCATTTCTATTAGTTCACCTCTGTTAGTGGCTGGCACATGAACTGAAACCATTCCAAGTATTatgatgtttttgttgctaGGCACAAAATCTTCGTTATTATTCTTCGGGCACAAAATCTTCGTCGTTATATTCGGCACGGCCGAATTCCAAGGAAAAAGTTTTGCGACTAGCCAATCTCTCTCCATGCCGGTAAACTCTTTCTCTACTTTCGAATGTGCTTTCTcggattctttttttgtgcattcaaGAAATTTCAAAACCGGGATTTGAAACGGTACATAATGAAACTATAGTGGCAAATCATAGTGTCATGCATAGTGGAAA
This window harbors:
- the LOC128720165 gene encoding uncharacterized protein LOC128720165 gives rise to the protein MDFDKCKHKMCIAVCWLILVSICYQIKEVSGTEQSADGNSPYETQTAQCTITSGDIEASAQASISKTLVGVCGMDDMMMAFQTLEMKLLEEMHNLRKMIRDPSFNPPPLRPSIFKSVKQASTSSNTSSNTALPQSVTIRPVAANMVSSTPTPAPSGHLPPTTTGSSNVFFPDDNYDEDEEESQENSNSEFVSKNSDHVKMLSMSVFNHTSTASRISNDDEKAKVAAPAIAFKPIDKPIENKFLTGGLRDYEVYRFNNTIISSGDAKVFKYFWKIEHFMKQIRSSSDINAVSFLSPVFVISGLNLRLHGRTINHAKGDVFQVQLEQLSAFDDALIKTPNVILAYGALYGQVETKTFFRHTIMILNQDKPFSDLISTDLTNTDSMFEAPLAALTTEPYLKNDKLLIKVIIFL
- the LOC128730791 gene encoding insulin-degrading enzyme, which codes for MRMHSIIKSVQDNRNYRGLELSNGMKVMLISDPTTDRSAAALSVAVGHLSDPLEIPGLAHLCEHMLFLGTEKYPKEDEYTAFLKMHGGSSNAATCSDMTKYYFDVIPSKLDEALDRFSQFFIAPLFNEEVTEREISAVNSEHEKNLSQDVWRVKQVNKSLCKPSHPYRRFGTGNALTLSEIPRKKNINVRDALMKFHHQFYSSNIMTLAVFGQESLDNLESIVVEKFSQIENKNVDAPRWPDMPYGEDQMNTETYIIPVKDTRSLTISFQMEDLEKYYKSSPEYYVSHLIGYEGKGSILSELKSRGWCNKLIAGYGSLGRGFGSFDIMVDLTEDGFENIHDTAKLIFQYITMLKVKGPQKWIFEEYCNLSEIQFRFKDKETPTSLVTEIVGSMHLFPLEDVLVAYSLITEWQPELIMDVINKLTPRKSRLIIVGQKCQSLVNSDEEWYGTKYGVKKIEPSILEHWSEPDLNNNLQLPEPNPFIPSDFDLLPIDSCVDNCPIIIYDTPIIRTWFKQDNEFLKPKALMSFDFNSPIVYSDPLNCNMTRLFVQLLKDHLNEYLFEADMAGLGFAVSNTTSGISLSIGGYSHKQPILLEKVLNCMLDFKINERRFEIHKEQYVRSLKNYKAQQPYQHAIYYLALLLTEQAWTRQELLDATQLLTVERLQMFIAQLLSRMHLECFIYGNVNKNKALQLTSMVEEKMKSTDAQVLPLLARQLLQKREYKLGKGESCLFEGFNEFHKSSCMELYLQCGQQDPHSMYVDILSQLLSEECYAQLRTREQLGYIVLCGSRKANGICGLRIIVQSPHHPAYVEERIESFLNKMEDFLEKMPDTEFIRHKEALVALLLEKPKRLVSQYEIYLHEISLRQYHFNRSKVEAAKLGPLTKKQVIDYYKEYIMLGAPSRSTLSIYVTSTAEGGAGLQKKVNENEESPGNTIENLSAASIPTITKNCIRIADLANFKSSRSLYPLAKPYIEVLSKGGRCKL